In the genome of Mucilaginibacter sp. 14171R-50, the window TGTTACCGTCACGGTCGGTAGGCCCCGAGCCGGCAATAATCAGCACAACCGGTATTTTACCGTTAACGTTTACGGGTGTAGTTAAGGTACCTGATATCGACCCTGAAAAAGTTTTAAGCAATATGGGCGTTTCTTTCAGCGATGCATCAAGCGCTATTGTTTTTGCTTCCTCTACGTAAGGGCTAAGCAACAGGCCGGTCATCTTACCCTGCCCATTGAGCGATATATTAAGCAAAAAAACAGCGTTATCAAACGTTGCCTTGTAAACCGCCAGCGGCTGGTTGTATTTGACGAAATCTGTGCTAACTAAAGCGCCCAATTGCGATTTTAATTGTATGGTAGTAGGTTTAAACTTATCAAGCGGCAAGCTGGCCTTCATTTCGGGGCTAAACATATTAAAAATGCTATCCGGCTGGTTACCGTTATAAAATTGTTTAAACTTATCAGCCGCCGCTGTATAATTTGCCGGGGCATCCTGAGCTTTCGCAATAGCTGATGTAAGCACGATAAATGCTAAAAGGTATATTTTTCTCATATCGTATCCAAAAGGGTCACTGTTGGCGAAATTAATAAAATTGAAAGGGAATTTGCTTTAATATATCTACAATAACTAAAAGCAACATTTAATATTATAATACGTAAAACACTGTGTAGCATAATTAACATTGTATTATTGTTGTTATATTTAATTTTTTTTTGAGGGCTAAACTATAAGGAAATTTCTACGAGGTACATTAATGAGGGTCAAATTTGGATGCTTTTTTATAGCTGTCCTGGCAGGTTTATTTAATTTTTGTTACGCCCAAACGGGTGCATCTGCCATACGAGGCAGCGTTTTTTTACAAAATAATCAGCCTGCCGATGCCGCGACCGTTATTTTATTATCCTTGCCCGATTCGGCCGTAGTGATGTCGGCCCTGGTTACTGAACAAGGTGCTTATCAATTTTCTGACATTAAACCCGGTAATTATTTAATACTTACCACAAGGCTTGGGTATAAAAAGGTTTATTCAAAAAATTACACGCTTGCCACGGGGCAGGTGGTAACAGCTGTGCCGATCATCCTGTCGCCCGCCAGCAACGAATTAAAGGAAATATCCATTGTCGCAAAAAAACCGTTTATTGAAGTAAGGCCAGGCAAAATGGTTATTAACCCGGCCTCCAGTATAATATCCGCCGGACAATCGGTATTGGATATACTACGGCAATCGCCAGGCGTACGGGTTGGCAATAACGACAACGTAAGCATTAACGGGCGCCAGGATGCGCTGGTATTGATTGATGGAAAAGCCACTAACCTAACGGGTGCCGAGCTGGCCGCGCTTTTAAAAAGTACCCAGGGCAGCAGTATAGATAAGGTAGAAGTGCTGACCGGCGGTTCGGCGAAATACGATGCAGCGGCCGGCGGTATCATTAATATTATTTATAAAAAAGGCACAAACATAGGCACAAACGGCACGTTTAGCGCTTCGGCGGGGTATGGCAGGTATTATAAGGCAAATACGGGGCTTACCTTTAATCATCGGGCTGCCTTCTATAATATTTTCGGAAGCTACAACGTAAGTGCCAATAAAACGTGGAAACAGCTATATACGGGCCGGGGTATTAACTACGCCGGGCTGCAAAGCAATTATAACACAACTTATAATAGTGTACAAGAATATCAGAATCATAACTTCCGGCTTGGTACCGATTTCTTTTTGTCGCCGGGCAACAGCATCGGCTTTCTGATAAGTGGCCTGGTTAACAATAATACCTTTGATAAAAATAACACTCTGGCCATATTTAACCGGGGCATGCTTGACTCTACCATACTTGCCAATTCAACTATAGACCGCGACATCAGCAATATCAACTACAATATAAACTATACCAGCGTTTTAGATAAGGCCGGCAAAGCGCTCAGCGCTAACTTCACCTATACCCGGGCCAACCGACACTCTGCAGAATATATCACCAATCGTTTTTTTGACGGTGATGGCAGTGTTTACCGCGACCCGCTGCTGCTGCAAAACATCTCGCCAACAAAAATGAAAAACTGGACGGCGCTGCTGGCCTACAGCAACCCACTGCCAAAGGATGCAAAATTTGATGCCGGTTTCAAATTCAGCCGTACAGTAAGCGATAACAACCTGGTATTTGGCCCACAGATAAACGGTATTTATACCGCTGATCCGGCTTACACCAATTACTTTATATTTACCGAAAATGTTGGCGCCGCCTATGTAAATTACACCGGCAAGTTTGGTAAGCTTTCTTTAGATGGCGGCTTGCGCGGAGAATACACCCGTAATAACGGCAACTCTGTAACTAATAACACCCAAACGGCGCGCAATTATTTTAACGTTTTCCCTACGGTGTTATTGAGTTACAGTTACAATGACAAAAACGAATACAGCATTAGCTTTACGCGCGGCATTGAACGGCCAACATACGATAAACTAAACCCTTTCTTGTCGTTTTTAGATCTGTATAATTACCAGGCCGGTAACCCCTACCTGCTGCCCGACTATAGTAACACCTTAAGGCTTAGTCATACATACAACCAGGAAACCGTTACATCACTGTATGCTACGCTGCTCACGGGTGCAGCGTTCCCTTTTTATGAGCAGGACGATGCAAGCAAGGTTATACTTACCACCGATGTTAACCTGGGGCGTGTGTATACCTACGGCCTTAACCTGGGTACACCGTTTAAATTCACATCGTGGTGGAGTAGCCGTTACGATATTGATGCCTCATACCAAAAATATGTGGCCTATCGGCAATATGGCACCCTGAACAAAGG includes:
- a CDS encoding outer membrane beta-barrel family protein translates to MRVKFGCFFIAVLAGLFNFCYAQTGASAIRGSVFLQNNQPADAATVILLSLPDSAVVMSALVTEQGAYQFSDIKPGNYLILTTRLGYKKVYSKNYTLATGQVVTAVPIILSPASNELKEISIVAKKPFIEVRPGKMVINPASSIISAGQSVLDILRQSPGVRVGNNDNVSINGRQDALVLIDGKATNLTGAELAALLKSTQGSSIDKVEVLTGGSAKYDAAAGGIINIIYKKGTNIGTNGTFSASAGYGRYYKANTGLTFNHRAAFYNIFGSYNVSANKTWKQLYTGRGINYAGLQSNYNTTYNSVQEYQNHNFRLGTDFFLSPGNSIGFLISGLVNNNTFDKNNTLAIFNRGMLDSTILANSTIDRDISNINYNINYTSVLDKAGKALSANFTYTRANRHSAEYITNRFFDGDGSVYRDPLLLQNISPTKMKNWTALLAYSNPLPKDAKFDAGFKFSRTVSDNNLVFGPQINGIYTADPAYTNYFIFTENVGAAYVNYTGKFGKLSLDGGLRGEYTRNNGNSVTNNTQTARNYFNVFPTVLLSYSYNDKNEYSISFTRGIERPTYDKLNPFLSFLDLYNYQAGNPYLLPDYSNTLRLSHTYNQETVTSLYATLLTGAAFPFYEQDDASKVILTTDVNLGRVYTYGLNLGTPFKFTSWWSSRYDIDASYQKYVAYRQYGTLNKGTGDLIVQWWQNFAISSTLAAELSGRYETATFYGINNVRPNYYVDAGISKQIFNKLGKLSLAVNDIFKTNQDRVFTNYQNLDRVMTDRREYRKVTLSFSYRFGKTSVKGAASHVTGSEDEQKRMRLNN